A window of the Lolium perenne isolate Kyuss_39 chromosome 7, Kyuss_2.0, whole genome shotgun sequence genome harbors these coding sequences:
- the LOC127313368 gene encoding cyclin-B2-2 has translation MENRVRSESRSTMEGVKFGSEAAAAANTNRRALRDIKNIIGAPHQHLAVSKKPSAADAKNQAAGFAGHRPVTRKFAATLATQPANAPLAPIGSERQKRNAETAFHAPSDMECTKVSDDLSVQHLSDMDEMMTNELKEIDMEDSEEEVAPDIDSCDAGNSLAVVEYVDEIYSFYRRSEDLSCVSPSYMSHQTDINEKMRGILIDWLIEVHYKLELLGETLFLTVNIIDRYLARENVVRKKLQLVGVTAMLLACKYEEVSVPVVEDLILICDRAYTRADILEMERTIVDRLEFDMSVPTPYCFMRRFLKAAKSDKKLELLAFFIIELSLVDYGMLKFQPSMLAAAAIYTAQCTINGFKSWNKCCELHTKYSEEQLMDCSRMMVELHQGAANGKLTGVHRKYSTFKYGCSAKSEPAIFLL, from the exons ATGGAGAACCGTGTGAGATCCGAGAGCCGCAGCACCATGGAGGGCGTCAAGTTCGggtcggaggcggcggcggcggcgaacacCAACCGGCGGGCGCTGAGGGACATCAAGAACATCATCGGCGCCCCGCACCAGCACCTGGCCGTCAGCAA GAAACCTTCCGCTGCGGACGCCAAGAACCAGGCTGCCGGCTTCGCCGGGCACCGGCCGGTCACAAG GAAATTCGCAGCTACACTGGCGACACAGCCTGCAAATGCCCCGTTG GCACCCATTGGTAGTGAGCGGCAGAAAAGAAATGCTGAGACTGCATTCCACGCTCCTTCTGATATGGAATGCACCAAGGTGTCCGATGATCTGTCAGTGCAGCATCTTTCGGACATGGATGAAATG ATGACAAATGAGCTGAAAGAAATCGATATGGAAGACAGCGAGGAGGAGGTGGCACCAGATATCGACAGCTGCGATGCCGGCAACTCCCTCGCGGTGGTCGAGTATGTTGATGAGATATACAGTTTCTATAGAAGAAGCGAG GATTTGAGCTGTGTCTCACCTAGCTACATGTCGCACCAGACCGATATCAATGAAAAGATGCGCGGCATTCTTATCGATTGGCTGATAGAG GTGCACTACAAACTGGAGCTGTTGGGTGAGACCCTGTTCCTCACAGTGAACATCATCGACAGATATCTAGCTCGTGAAAACGTGGTGAGGAAGAAGCTCCAGCTGGTCGGCGTGACTGCCATGCTGCTGGCGTGCAAGTACGAGGAAGTGAGTGTGCCGGTCGTGGAGGATCTGATCCTCATCTGTGACCGCGCCTACACCCGGGCAGATATCCTGGAGATG GAGAGGACCATTGTGGACAGGCTTGAGTTCGACATGTCGGTTCCGACCCCATATTGCTTCATGAGGAGGTTCCTGAAGGCAGCCAAATCTGACAAGAAG CTGGAGCTCCTCGCCTTCTTCATAATCGAGCTGAGCCTCGTCGACTACGGGATGCTCAAGTTCCAGCCGTCCATGCTGGCGGCAGCGGCCATCTACACTGCCCAGTGCACCATCAACGGGTTCAAGTCCTGGAACAAGTGCTGCGAGCTACACACAAAGTACTCTGAAGAACAGCTAAT GGACTGCTCGAGGATGATGGTGGAGCTCCACCAAGGAGCGGCCAACGGGAAGCTGACCGGCGTGCACCGCAAATACAGCACGTTCAAGTACGGTTGCTCCGCCAAGTCGGAGCCAGCCATCTTCTTGCTCTGA